One Sodalinema gerasimenkoae IPPAS B-353 DNA segment encodes these proteins:
- a CDS encoding sterol desaturase family protein, producing MWTAIAVGILAFIFSSFVEYWVHRLMHHAARFGERHRDHHRRNEGQGVIWEFRDYVKGAAIAMVLPFAISLEVGLGWLMGALAYALFSAYAHQLQHENPSKCFWMQMPVHYVHHKYQMWHHNFGLAVDWWDYVFGTYKKVDWLSEEETQAPPRGYLELQWW from the coding sequence ATGTGGACTGCGATCGCCGTTGGCATTTTGGCATTTATCTTTTCGAGCTTTGTGGAGTATTGGGTGCATCGCCTGATGCACCATGCCGCCCGCTTTGGGGAACGTCACCGAGATCATCACCGCCGTAACGAAGGACAAGGGGTGATTTGGGAGTTTCGGGATTACGTCAAAGGTGCCGCCATTGCCATGGTGTTGCCCTTCGCCATTTCCCTGGAGGTGGGGTTAGGTTGGCTCATGGGTGCTTTAGCCTATGCCCTCTTTTCCGCCTACGCGCACCAGTTGCAACATGAGAACCCCAGCAAATGCTTTTGGATGCAGATGCCGGTTCACTATGTCCATCATAAATATCAGATGTGGCATCATAACTTCGGTTTAGCGGTCGATTGGTGGGATTACGTCTTTGGAACCTACAAAAAAGTCGATTGGCTGAGTGAGGAGGAAACCCAAGCGCCTCCACGGGGCTATCTGGAACTGCAATGGTGGTAA
- a CDS encoding Mpo1-like protein, producing MSVLQEAKDHFVASHQHPINQGLHHVTNFLALSAIVLLWINPKISLIFLVISQISAWGGHAVFEKNHPAFFKYPGITILASFSWSFERWFGLRRLLVKGDRNPV from the coding sequence ATGAGCGTTTTGCAAGAGGCTAAAGACCACTTTGTGGCCAGCCATCAACACCCCATCAATCAGGGGTTACATCATGTCACCAACTTTTTAGCCCTATCTGCTATTGTTCTACTTTGGATCAACCCTAAAATCAGTCTCATTTTCTTGGTGATTAGCCAGATTTCTGCTTGGGGCGGTCATGCGGTGTTTGAGAAAAATCATCCCGCCTTTTTTAAGTATCCTGGGATTACGATTCTCGCCTCCTTTTCCTGGTCTTTTGAACGTTGGTTTGGCTTACGTCGGCTTCTGGTTAAGGGCGATCGCAACCCCGTTTAA
- a CDS encoding CHAT domain-containing protein → MTLKPLERVAISALTLLSLTLVSRRSLAEDASALIERWQNLEIRWEQQYSEYFGVSLSDRSPEFTEMIDTLAQQSLANRQTSAILYAIPHDEELELILATSTGIAVQEWVPVTQEELLQTVTDFENELINPRRRRSTAYRQLAQQLHDWLISPVSDSLEAEGIEHLIFSLGEGLRTLPMAALHDGDGFLIETYSLGRIPGYLLMDSGSRSLRNAQVLAMGASEFEDAAPLPAVPLELASIVPRLWQGQSFLNEGFTLGNLQEQRQQRDYSIIHLATHAQFQPGDADASYLQFWDQRLSLTQLRELDWQSSPVELLVLSACSTARGDVQAELGFAGLAVQSGIPTVLASLWAVSDVGTLLLMSEFYEQLKTAPTPAIALRQSQLAALRGELDFTPPPLSDNLPPGTLVGSPLPDPIEQLDLSHPYYWSAFTNIGNPW, encoded by the coding sequence ATGACATTAAAACCCCTAGAACGTGTCGCCATTAGCGCCTTGACATTGCTGAGTCTCACCCTGGTCAGCCGCCGAAGTCTGGCAGAAGATGCCAGTGCCTTAATTGAGCGTTGGCAAAATCTGGAGATACGCTGGGAACAGCAGTATTCCGAGTATTTCGGGGTCTCGTTGAGCGATCGCAGCCCCGAATTTACCGAGATGATTGACACCCTCGCCCAACAGTCCCTGGCGAATCGTCAAACCTCTGCCATTCTCTACGCCATCCCCCATGACGAGGAGTTAGAACTGATTTTAGCCACCTCCACGGGCATCGCGGTGCAAGAGTGGGTTCCGGTGACTCAGGAGGAACTCCTGCAAACCGTCACCGACTTTGAAAACGAACTCATCAATCCCCGACGGCGACGCAGCACCGCCTATCGTCAATTGGCGCAACAACTCCATGATTGGCTCATCTCCCCCGTGAGCGACTCTCTGGAAGCAGAAGGGATTGAACATCTCATTTTTTCCCTGGGGGAAGGGTTGCGAACCTTACCCATGGCGGCCCTACATGACGGAGACGGGTTTTTAATTGAAACCTATAGTCTCGGTCGCATTCCCGGTTATCTTCTCATGGACAGCGGCTCGCGATCACTGCGAAATGCCCAAGTTCTGGCCATGGGAGCCTCTGAGTTTGAGGATGCCGCCCCCTTACCCGCTGTGCCTTTAGAACTCGCCTCAATTGTGCCTCGCCTCTGGCAGGGCCAGAGTTTTCTCAATGAAGGTTTCACCCTCGGGAATTTACAGGAACAACGTCAGCAACGGGATTACAGCATTATCCACCTGGCCACCCATGCCCAATTTCAACCGGGAGATGCGGACGCGTCCTATCTTCAGTTTTGGGATCAACGCCTCTCCCTAACCCAACTCCGGGAGTTGGACTGGCAAAGCTCCCCAGTGGAGTTGTTAGTCTTAAGTGCCTGTTCAACGGCCCGGGGGGATGTGCAGGCGGAGTTAGGCTTTGCTGGCTTAGCGGTTCAGTCGGGGATTCCCACAGTGTTAGCCAGTCTCTGGGCCGTAAGTGATGTGGGGACACTCCTGCTGATGAGTGAGTTTTACGAGCAACTGAAAACCGCTCCCACTCCCGCTATTGCCCTCCGTCAGAGCCAATTGGCGGCCCTGCGTGGGGAGTTGGACTTTACCCCCCCTCCCTTGAGTGATAATTTGCCTCCCGGGACTCTGGTGGGGTCTCCGTTACCCGATCCGATTGAGCAATTGGATCTCTCCCATCCTTACTATTGGTCTGCCTTCACCAACATTGGAAATCCTTGGTAA
- a CDS encoding amidohydrolase family protein: MYDGLLVIDADAHKVENPMIFRDYVDPAYRNRIGMIVDRLGDQRARVMDFNPVTGKTDLPRIFPKPEGFGKGGFRTLHPETTLGALFNSRRIEDMDQEGVDVHVIYGTFNLTFSSIFDKDLAVALCKAYNDYMAEDCRKWGDRLKPIGVVPLQDIDEAVKETYRCINELGMVGVATSPNIPIPHPAAPDAFPEVRTCKHISHPDFYPLFEAAVDLDIAIGLHGGPGSDMVGGIADHMETFVLNHIFVQRNQQQMAMARMVFDGAFEKFPTLRIGFVEGGCGWLPDLSHSFHEHWEKRIRDFDPKNPYQPSLQEVTQLMIKERGNSVNIFSQVKNLFDMLWTKEKDPRNIDDASLYEHYDLRHRDPLEYFERGQIFVTFESDDPGPAYLPQSMGEVGKRVACFSGDYGHWDGVLPNCVRDAATVTDYDRDHLAALLGGNALALYGDRLRNSIPNFQEATVTA, translated from the coding sequence ATGTACGACGGACTTTTAGTCATCGATGCCGACGCTCACAAAGTCGAGAATCCGATGATTTTTCGGGACTATGTGGACCCCGCCTATCGTAACCGCATTGGTATGATTGTCGATCGCCTCGGCGACCAGCGGGCCCGGGTGATGGACTTCAACCCCGTCACCGGCAAAACCGACTTACCCCGGATTTTCCCCAAACCCGAAGGCTTCGGCAAAGGTGGCTTCCGCACCCTGCACCCCGAAACCACCCTCGGTGCGTTGTTTAACAGCCGCCGCATCGAAGACATGGACCAAGAAGGCGTTGACGTTCACGTTATTTACGGAACCTTTAACCTCACCTTCTCCAGCATCTTCGACAAAGACCTAGCTGTGGCCTTGTGCAAAGCCTACAACGACTACATGGCCGAGGACTGCCGCAAATGGGGCGATCGCCTCAAACCCATCGGCGTGGTTCCCCTGCAAGACATTGACGAAGCGGTGAAAGAAACCTACCGCTGCATCAACGAACTGGGTATGGTGGGCGTGGCCACTTCTCCCAACATCCCCATCCCCCACCCGGCGGCCCCTGACGCCTTCCCCGAAGTCCGCACCTGCAAACATATCAGCCACCCGGACTTCTACCCCCTCTTTGAAGCCGCTGTCGACCTCGACATTGCGATCGGCTTACATGGTGGACCGGGTTCTGACATGGTGGGCGGTATTGCCGATCACATGGAAACCTTCGTCCTCAACCACATCTTCGTCCAGCGCAACCAGCAACAAATGGCCATGGCGCGGATGGTGTTTGACGGTGCGTTTGAGAAATTCCCCACCCTGCGGATTGGCTTCGTTGAAGGCGGTTGCGGTTGGCTTCCTGACCTCTCCCACTCTTTCCACGAACATTGGGAAAAACGGATTCGTGACTTCGACCCCAAAAACCCCTACCAACCCTCTCTGCAAGAAGTCACCCAACTGATGATTAAGGAACGGGGCAACAGCGTCAACATCTTCAGCCAGGTGAAAAACCTGTTTGATATGTTGTGGACGAAAGAGAAAGATCCCCGCAACATCGACGACGCGAGTCTCTACGAACACTACGATTTACGTCATCGGGACCCGCTGGAGTATTTTGAACGGGGACAAATCTTTGTCACGTTCGAGTCTGATGACCCCGGCCCGGCCTATCTGCCTCAATCGATGGGTGAAGTGGGTAAGCGAGTGGCGTGTTTCTCTGGGGACTATGGTCACTGGGATGGTGTTCTCCCCAACTGTGTCCGTGATGCAGCGACGGTGACGGACTATGATCGCGACCACTTAGCGGCCCTTCTCGGTGGTAATGCGTTGGCGTTGTATGGCGATCGGCTTCGCAACTCCATCCCCAATTTCCAAGAGGCGACGGTTACGGCGTAA